The DNA sequence CTCTGGCCAAAGTCTGCGCCACCAGGGAGTTTCTTCGATTTTCACATGGACGTTTACGAAGTCGATTTGCCGTCTGATTTTGTTTATGTCCCAACCAGTGAGAATTGCTAGGGTTTGGGCTTCTTTTTCTTGTCGCTGCCGAGTTTTACGGAGATAGTCTTTGCCCGCCTCACAGGAGATGGGGCCTCGGAAGGGGTGGCGGATGACATAACGGCCTTGGAATAGTTCCTGATTTGGGGTGTTTTGAAATCTCAGATCCTCTGGGAAATGAGCTCTTTCGTATCTTACATGTAATCTCGTTATAAATACATCACTGGGGCGATTAGGGTCATACCAGAAGACGCCGGCTTGTCTCAACTCGTCAGGGGTGAGGGGCTCGGCGGCACAGGGGTCACACCATCCCATGTTCCAAGCATATTCCAAAAAGGCTACTCTCTTCCCTTCCCGCTCATAACTACGGGTAAACATGGCCTTATAGAAATCCCCAAACTGTTTTTCCACGAATTCCGGCACATCTACATTAGAGGGGATTTTGACAGTGCGATAGTTGGTTAATTCCGTTTGCCCGGTGTCTGAGAGGAGGTAGATGATCAAATCCTGTTCTTTTTTGCTGTTAATCATCCCCAGGCGGATAGGTAGCATGAATTTGGGGTATTCATAGGCTACCTGTAGGGGGCGCAGGTTAACATAGCCGCCTTTTTCATATTCCTCTAGATTTACCCTAGCCACAAAGAATTTCATTTTCTGACGGATATAGGGGGCTAACAATTCCTTGGCGCCTCTAGGGATTTTATAGCCGTTTTGGATAAGCCAGGTTTCTAATCCCTGGGATTCTTTGGCGCTGAGGACAACTATGTCGTATTCTCCCACAGTGAACTTACTTTCTACTGTAACACCAAGGGCCTGGTCACTCATTGCCCCTCTTCTTCCCCCTCCTGCCACATTTGGGGCTTCTTGTTGTGTTCTATATATTGGCAATGGGGGGGCACAGGGGTCATAGTCGTAGTATTCTACCAATCTGGGGGCACTAAAGGCGTCCAGTCTTTCTAGGATTTTGGGATTGCCCACATTGACTTGATCTTTGGTTACAGAGACTGGTATTGGTACTACCACGGCAAAGTCTTTGACATCTCCCTGGTAGTCATTGGCCATGGTTAAAACTGTGCGATCGCCTTTGCGGGCAATAATTACCTGAGAGGCTTGGTTGTATAGTTTAGTATCAGCTTTTGCTACGTAGAAACCACAAAAGGCCCATACCTGTTGGGGGAAACTAAGACAAACTGCTAGTAATATTGCCACTGTTAATAGAATTTTTTTCATGCCTGGCCTCCATTTGCAACACTCAATTTATGTTCTGACTGTACTTGGGGAATAGGCCAGTAAAATCGTTGACCTTCCCAGATTTTGTCTAACAAAACAGTAAGGGGAGACAGGACAAATAGGGATATGAAAATGGCATTGTAAACATAGAAGAGACTTCCCAGGACAAATGCTAGGGTGGCCACGAGAATTGACCAGATTGTCCTTCCTATTTTACTGTCGGGAATTGAGCGGGGATCACTAATCATAAAGAAGGCAAAAACCAGTAGACTTCCTGTGCCTAGTTGATGCCAAACCACATCCCATTCCCATCCCAAATAACAGTTATACATACAGGACAAGAGGATGTAGGTTATCAGGAAAGCACCGGTAGTTTCCCAGCGCCCTACCTTGTTTAGAACCAAGGCGCCAGTGCATATAAACAGGGCTAAATAAAACCACTCGTGCCCCCACTGTCCAGGTGATACCCAAGCGTTATGGGTAAGAGCCAAGGCGGAAATAATCCCAAAATTGCCAGGATTAAAAAAGTGCTTCTTGCCCACAGAAAAAATGAATTTTGATGCTATAGCAGTCACCCCTGCAACTACCAGGGGAAAAACCCCATTTGACCTTATTAAAAGTGACAGACCTAGGCTGGTTGTCAGGGCACTTTTTAATCCCGTTATTTTCCAATTAAAATCTTGGTTGTAATGGCAAATTTTCAAAGAAAAAAAGCTAAATATTTCTCTTATATTGGCTATATTTTCCGCTATAAATTGCGTCAATAAACAGGAGAGTATAATAGAAATAAAATGAGAACAAGAGAGATGCCAATCCCGGTTGAATATACCCAGTAAAAGAAAGAGGATGAGAAAACAAATTTGATAGTCTCGAGGGTCGACAAACAGTTTTAACTTCATAGGGAAGAGTATCATAATAAAGTGTCATTAGCTGTTTTTTTACAGACAGGACTATGGACAGGAAAACCATGTAGAAGTTCCTTTTTTGCCTTGATTGTGGAGGAAAATAAGAGTCTTAGGGAACGGATGTAACAAATCTTTACGTTTATTAAGGTGAGAGCCCCTTGTGGATTATCCTTATTTAAGGGAAGAACATGAGAATACAAGTACGGAGGTCAAACCTTGGCTATTCCTCTATTAGAATATGCACCCCGCACCCAGAATAGCCGTGTGCCTGGGTATGAGGTGGGCGGAGACGAGCAGCCCAGAATTTACAACGCGGAGAACATATACAGCCCCTCTGAGTGGGATGAGTTGATAGAGGCGGCCTATCGTCAGATTTTCTTCCACGCCTTCAAATGGGATCGTGAGCCCTTCTTAGAATCCCAGTTGCGCAACAGACAAATCACTGTGCGTGATTTTATCCGTGGCCTACTATTATCAAAAACCTTTAAGAATAGCTTTTACGACAAAAATAGCAACTATCGTTTTGTAGAACAGTGTATTCAAAGGGTTTTGGGGCGTGATCCCTACAGCGAAAGGGAGAAAATTGCCTGGTCTATTGTGGTGGCCACCAAGGGGATTAAGGGCTTTGTGGACGAATTGCTCAACAGCGACGAGTATCTAGAAAACTTCGGCTACGATACCGTCCCCTATCAACGTCGTCGGGTACTACCTGGGCGTGACAGGGGTGAGATTCCCTTTAACATCAAGTCCCCTCGTTACGATGCCTACTATCGTGCCATTTTGGGCTTCCCACAAATCATCTGGCAAAACGAAGTCCGTCGTTATACACCCCAAGACAGAAAACCCAGGGCTGGCGACCCTGCACTATACTTGAACATGGCACGTAGTATCAATCCTAAACCAGCCCCTATACCCCGTGTCTCTGCCCAAAATATCAGTCTAGACAAAGTGCCCTATCGCGGCAAAAAATAATTGTTAATTGTTGGCCATAGCGGGCTCTTGTCACATGTCATCCCCCTGAGGGGGGGTTTTATTATTGGTGGGGAGCTATTTTTTGTCGTCGGAGGATTTTGATGGTTTCCAGGACAAACTCGGCGGCTTCTTCGATTTCTTCCTGGGTGGTAAAACGGCCGAGGCCAAAACGCAGAGAAGCCTTGGCCAACTGGTCAGAGTGCCCTAATGCCTTCAACACATGGGAGGGTTTGGGGTTACCGGAGGAACAGGCGGCGCCGGAAGAGATAGCTATTTTGGAGTTTAGGGCCAGCAGTAAAGCTGGGCCATTTACTCCCTCTATGCTCACATTCAAGTTGCCGGGGAGTCGTTGCTGGAGATCACCATTGAGGCGGATACCGTCCAGTTGACTGAGTTTGTGCCACAGATAGTCTCGTAATTGCCGTTGACGCTCATTTTCCCGGGGCATCTCCTGGAGGGCAATTCTAATAGTTTCCCCAAAGCTAACGATTAGGGGGGGAGACAGGGTACCAGAGCGTAAACCCCTTTCTTGCCCCCCACCATGGATTTGGGGAGCCAGCTTTACCCGGGGATTACGGGAGCGTACATACAGTGCCCCTATTCCTTTGATGCCGTGAATCTTGTGGGCAGTGAGAGACATCAAGTCTATATTCATCTTCTCTACATCCAGGGGGACTTTGCCTATTGCCTGGGCGGCATCGGTGTGGAAAATGACCCCCCTTTCTCTACAGATGGCCCCTATTTTCTCTATGTCCTGGATGACACCTATCTCATTATTAGCTGTCATCACGGAGACCAGGATGGTGTCAGTACGGATACTATCTGCCAATAAATCCAAGTCTAACAGGCCATTTTTCTTGACGGGGAGATAGGTCACCTCGAACCCCAGTTTTTGGAGGTATTGACAGGGCTCCAGGACGGCATTATGCTCAGTGGAGACGGTGACGATATGTCGGCCTTTTTGAAAATAGGCTTCCGCCACTCCCTTTATGGCCAAATTGTTGGCTTCCGTGGCGCCACTGGTGAAGATAATTTCCTCCTCCTGGGCATTGATGGCTTGGGCAATAATCTGACGCGCCTTTTTAACGCCGGCTTCTGCTTCCCAGCCGTAAAGATGCCCCACACTGGCGGGATTGCCAAAATAGTCCGTCAAAAAGGGCAAAGTGGCTTCAATTACCCGTGGATCAGGTTTAGTGGTAGCATGATTGTCTAGATATATTGGCTTTTTCACCGTCATAGGGGGAGAAAAGAAGGGGCGGATACGGGCAATTGTCCCCATTGTATCTCAATTGTATCTCATCCCCTCCTGTTTTCCAGCAGTCCTATTCGGCAGTAGCTAATTCCCCCTCTTTGGTTTCTGTGCTGCCACGACTGCGACGGGAAGTAAGGGTGTTAAACAACATTTTGCCAATGGCAAGGATGAGATTCCCCTCTAATTCTTTGAACATGTCCATGTTGAGTTTGAAGGCATAGTTAGCCTCGTCTACAATCCTCTGGGCGGTGGCCAAGTCTACGGGCAATTGGTTGAGGGCTTGACGATATTTGTTTTTAAAGGCCTTCTCATCACTAATTTGCTCGAATTCGTAAAAAGCAGTGCCCTGGCCATTCAAATTCATGGCTTTTTGGGCAATGGTTTTAAGGATTTGACCTCCAGATAAGTCCCCCAGATAACGAGTGTAAGAGTGGGCCACAAACAATTCTGGGCTGTGGGCGGCAATTTCCCGAATCCGGTTTACATAATTTTGTCCTGCCGGGCTTAGTTGGATTTCGTTTTTCCAATTACTGCCGTAGTAGTATTGTAGGTCTTTAGCCAAACTGGGTTGTCGATTCAATTCGGGGAAGTATATTTTGCCTACTATAGGGTGGTTTTGTAGTTTTTCCATTTCCTCTTCCATTGCCCCGTAGACAAAGTATAAATTAGCTACCAGCTTGCGATAGGAATTTTTTTCAACAACCCCCTTAAGAAAGCATTTAATAAACCCCATATTCTCGGCCATAGTATGGGATTTCTTGGTCCCTTCCCTCAACATCGTGGCTAGATTCACGCTCATGGTTGTTTTATTTCCTCGTCCTGCTTAAATTTCGTTTATAAAACTTAACAAAACAGCGATAATTACTAATCCTTAACCATAAACCGAATCAGACCCGATTTATATTAAGATTTTTTAAGTTGCTGGAGGACAAAATCATGGACTAAATCGGCCTCAGCGGGGATGATTTCATGGCCGATGTCAAATTCATGGTATTGGACGGAAACTCCCACCCTTTCTAGATTCTCCTTGGCCACCCGGGCAGCGGAGATAGGCACGATGTTGTCGAGGGTGCCATGGCAGATTAGGACAGGGGGGAAGGGATGACGATCACTGGTAGGCTGGAAGTGGAGGTAACCGCTGAGACAGACAACGCCGGCTAGGGGCAACTGCAGGCCCACGTCCAAACTCATAGCTCCTCCCTGGGAGAATCCCCCTAAAAAAGTTTTGCTCAAGGGCACCCCGGTAGTATCTTCCAGGGACAACAGCCAGCGGTAAAGGGTTTGGGCACTTTCTTCTAATCCCTGATTGTCGTTTTCCAGGGCATACCAGGCCCTGCCGCTGGGCACATGGGGGTGGGGGAAGGGGGCATTGGGGAAGAGGAAAAGACAGGAGGGGAGATTGAGCATGGGGGTAAGGGCCATTAAGTCACGGTAATTGGCGCCCCAACCATGTAGCAAGACGAAAACCAACTCCGGCGGTTGTCCACTACTGGGCTGAGAGGAGAGGAATTCCAGTTCCATGTTATTCCTCAAATAGACTGCTCAAACGTTCCACCTCGGACTGGGTAGCATATACAGGGGTGCCAGAGAGAATCCCCGTCACATTGCGGAAGGGAGCCCCTATATGCATGCCCTTGTTGTCAATGGTAAATTCGCGGATATCCTTGTCGTGCATTGACCCGCGCATCTTTAGGACGGTTATGCCGCGACGCATTTCCCCATACATCTCCACGTAACGGAGGAGGATAATAGAGTCGGTGATGGTAGAGATGTGGGCTTCGGTGATGGAAGTGCCCCCTAGGAGGGTGGGGGTGGTAGCCGTAAACAGGCCGCCGATTTCTTTTTGTTTTATGAAAGAGGTCAAACCGATTATAAACTCCCGGAAGCCTTTGAGGGTAGAAACCCTTTCCAAAGCGGAGAGACTGTCCACTGCCACCCGGTTGGGTTTGAATTCCTCGATAATTTCCTTCATATTGATGAGGTGGTTTTCCAAGCCGGTTGCCTCGGGGTAACGACAAACCACCTTCAATTTGCCTTCTTTTTCCATTTGTTCAAAGTCTACTCCCCAACCGATGGCATTGCGGAAGAGTTGTTCCCTGCTTTCCTCGAAGGCAAAAATGAGACAACGTTCGTTGTTGCGCACCCCCCCGGCCATAAATTCTGTCACCATTAGGGTTTTGCCAGTGCCGGTTGCCCCTGACACCAGGATGATGGAGTCGCGGAAGAAGCCCCCACCGCACATCCGATCCAATTCCTTGTTGCCCGAGGTGATGCGGATATTGGAGGATCTTTGTTCTAATTCTATGGCCGACAGAGGTATAATAACAATCCCCTTGCCCTTAACGATGGTGAAGGGATATTCTCCCTTTTGGTGGTCTGTCCCTCTATACTTCAGTATTTCAATCGTCCGACGACGTTTCTCATCACTGAGTACGTTGCGGAGGATAACCACATTGTCGGCTACAAATTCCTCCACGCCGTAACGGCTGATTTCCCCGTATTCTTCGGTTCTTTCAGCAGTCATTACGGCAGTGACGCCCAACTCCCTCAAAGCAGAGGCCAGACGGAATAAGTCACTCCGCACCTGGGCACTGTCGTTGAGGTGGGTAAAAATGGCACCCAAGGAGTCAAGGGAGATTCGTTTAGCAGAATGTTTGCGGATAGCATACTCAATACGGGCAATTAGGGCCCCCAGGTCATATTTACCGCTCACCATGGGAGCCTCTCCCGGTTGGGGAGAAGCATCCACAAAAGCCCATTGGCCTTTCTCTTCCCATTCTCTGATGTTCCAGCCAAACCCCTTCATGTTGCTGCGGATGGCCTTGGGGGATTCTTCAAAGGTGACAAAAACTCCATTTTCTCCCCTTTTAATACCCTCTACTAAGAACTGACAAGCAAAAACCGTCTTAGCACTGCCAGCTGTACCTGAAACGAGTGTAGCGCGGCCTTTTGGCAGTCCACCCTCTGCCAGAAAATCAAATCCCGGTATTCCTGTTTCTAGTTTCTCAATGGCGTCTATATCGCGTTCTGCTTCTGGACTCATTCACCTTCTCTGTGTGTCTCGTTAATAGTAAATCATAATATATTATTTATTCACTTTCCCTGGTTAAAATGCAAGTGTTAACAAAGGTTGCGAGAAGGCAAAAGCACATTTTCCCCGTAAAAGGGGGTAGGGGAAAAATAAAATTATTGTAAAATTGAAAAGGGCTCCCTGCTATCTTACCAAGATATGACTCAGACTATACCTAAACCAGTTCATTTTAAAGTGCGCCCCGCCATTGCCCAACTACAACCGGAACTAGTACAATGGCGTCGCTATCTGCACCAGTATCCCGAGTTAGGATTTAGGGAGGTGGGTACTGCCAGGTTTATAAGTGAGAAACTTTCTAGTTGGGGGATAAGGCATCAAACAGGGATTGCTACCACCGGCATAGTTGCCCTCGTTGAGAGTACACCCCCCCCAGAAACAGATAAGGTGTTAGCCATTCGTGCCGACATGGATGCCCTCCCTCTGGAGGAAGAGAATATGGTGTGCTACCGCTCTAAGCACAGGGGTATTATGCACGCCTGTGGTCATGACGGCCATACGGCCATAGCCCTAGGAATAGCCCGTTATTTAGCCGAAAACCGGGACCAGTGGAGTGGAAGGGTAAAAATAATTTTTCAGCCGGCAGAAGAGGGACCAGGGGGCGCTAAACCCATGATTGAAGAGGGGGTGCTATCAAATCCACCTGTTTCTGCCATTATCGGTCTACACCTGTGGAATAACCTACCAGTGGGCACCATTGGCGTGAGGGAAGGGGCGTTGATGGCGGCGGTGGAATGCTTTGACTGTACCATTTTCGGCAGAGGTGGCCATGGGGCGATGCCAGAACAAACCATTGATGCAGTGGTGGTAGGAGCCCAGATAGTCAATGCCCTGCAGACAATTGTGGCCAGAAATGTCTCTCCCTTGGACAGCGTGGTGGTGACGGCAGGGGAGTTTCATGCCGGCAGTGCCCGTAATATTATTGCTGATACTGCTACCATAAGAGGTACTGTTCGTTATTTCAACCCCCAAATGGAAGGGTTTGTGCGGAGAAGGATTGAGGAAGTGGTAGCAGGGGTATGTCACAGTCAGGGGGCAAAATATAAGTTGGACTACTGGCAATTGTACCCCCCTGTTATCAACCATCCGGAAATTACCCGGTTGGTGAAGGAAGTGGCAGAGGCGGTGGTGGAGACGCCATTGGGGATTGTGCCAGAATGTCAAACCATGGGAGGGGAAGACATGTCCTTTTTCTTACAACAAGTACCAGGTTGTTATTTCTTCTTGGGTGCGGCTAATCCCAAGAAAGGTTTGAATTATCCCCACCACCATCCCCGGTTTGACTTTGACGAGACGGTGTTATCGGTGGGGGTGGAAATCTTCGCCCGTTGTGTGGAAAAATTCTTCTCTTGAATTGGAACTGGCAAAGGGGTTATATTAGACGGCAACCTTCCCCTACAAGTAGGAGACATCAGTAACAAGATAGTAACAAATGGGTAGTATATTCGGCAAGTTATTTACCATTTCCACCTTTGGCGAGTCTCATGGAGGGGGGATTGGTGTGGTAATCGATGGTTGTCCTCCCCGCATTGAAATCTCTGCGGAGGAAATCCAGTTTGAGTTGAACAGACGGAAACCAGGACAAAGCAAGATTACTACTCC is a window from the Geminocystis sp. M7585_C2015_104 genome containing:
- a CDS encoding DUF2330 domain-containing protein, yielding MKKILLTVAILLAVCLSFPQQVWAFCGFYVAKADTKLYNQASQVIIARKGDRTVLTMANDYQGDVKDFAVVVPIPVSVTKDQVNVGNPKILERLDAFSAPRLVEYYDYDPCAPPLPIYRTQQEAPNVAGGGRRGAMSDQALGVTVESKFTVGEYDIVVLSAKESQGLETWLIQNGYKIPRGAKELLAPYIRQKMKFFVARVNLEEYEKGGYVNLRPLQVAYEYPKFMLPIRLGMINSKKEQDLIIYLLSDTGQTELTNYRTVKIPSNVDVPEFVEKQFGDFYKAMFTRSYEREGKRVAFLEYAWNMGWCDPCAAEPLTPDELRQAGVFWYDPNRPSDVFITRLHVRYERAHFPEDLRFQNTPNQELFQGRYVIRHPFRGPISCEAGKDYLRKTRQRQEKEAQTLAILTGWDINKIRRQIDFVNVHVKIEETPWWRRLWPERNR
- a CDS encoding RnfABCDGE type electron transport complex subunit D, translating into MKLKLFVDPRDYQICFLILFLLLGIFNRDWHLSCSHFISIILSCLLTQFIAENIANIREIFSFFSLKICHYNQDFNWKITGLKSALTTSLGLSLLIRSNGVFPLVVAGVTAIASKFIFSVGKKHFFNPGNFGIISALALTHNAWVSPGQWGHEWFYLALFICTGALVLNKVGRWETTGAFLITYILLSCMYNCYLGWEWDVVWHQLGTGSLLVFAFFMISDPRSIPDSKIGRTIWSILVATLAFVLGSLFYVYNAIFISLFVLSPLTVLLDKIWEGQRFYWPIPQVQSEHKLSVANGGQA
- a CDS encoding phycobilisome rod-core linker polypeptide; translated protein: MAIPLLEYAPRTQNSRVPGYEVGGDEQPRIYNAENIYSPSEWDELIEAAYRQIFFHAFKWDREPFLESQLRNRQITVRDFIRGLLLSKTFKNSFYDKNSNYRFVEQCIQRVLGRDPYSEREKIAWSIVVATKGIKGFVDELLNSDEYLENFGYDTVPYQRRRVLPGRDRGEIPFNIKSPRYDAYYRAILGFPQIIWQNEVRRYTPQDRKPRAGDPALYLNMARSINPKPAPIPRVSAQNISLDKVPYRGKK
- a CDS encoding aminotransferase class V-fold PLP-dependent enzyme, with protein sequence MTVKKPIYLDNHATTKPDPRVIEATLPFLTDYFGNPASVGHLYGWEAEAGVKKARQIIAQAINAQEEEIIFTSGATEANNLAIKGVAEAYFQKGRHIVTVSTEHNAVLEPCQYLQKLGFEVTYLPVKKNGLLDLDLLADSIRTDTILVSVMTANNEIGVIQDIEKIGAICRERGVIFHTDAAQAIGKVPLDVEKMNIDLMSLTAHKIHGIKGIGALYVRSRNPRVKLAPQIHGGGQERGLRSGTLSPPLIVSFGETIRIALQEMPRENERQRQLRDYLWHKLSQLDGIRLNGDLQQRLPGNLNVSIEGVNGPALLLALNSKIAISSGAACSSGNPKPSHVLKALGHSDQLAKASLRFGLGRFTTQEEIEEAAEFVLETIKILRRQKIAPHQ
- a CDS encoding heme oxygenase (biliverdin-producing) yields the protein MSVNLATMLREGTKKSHTMAENMGFIKCFLKGVVEKNSYRKLVANLYFVYGAMEEEMEKLQNHPIVGKIYFPELNRQPSLAKDLQYYYGSNWKNEIQLSPAGQNYVNRIREIAAHSPELFVAHSYTRYLGDLSGGQILKTIAQKAMNLNGQGTAFYEFEQISDEKAFKNKYRQALNQLPVDLATAQRIVDEANYAFKLNMDMFKELEGNLILAIGKMLFNTLTSRRSRGSTETKEGELATAE
- a CDS encoding alpha/beta hydrolase, with protein sequence MELEFLSSQPSSGQPPELVFVLLHGWGANYRDLMALTPMLNLPSCLFLFPNAPFPHPHVPSGRAWYALENDNQGLEESAQTLYRWLLSLEDTTGVPLSKTFLGGFSQGGAMSLDVGLQLPLAGVVCLSGYLHFQPTSDRHPFPPVLICHGTLDNIVPISAARVAKENLERVGVSVQYHEFDIGHEIIPAEADLVHDFVLQQLKKS
- the kaiC gene encoding circadian clock protein KaiC, which codes for MSPEAERDIDAIEKLETGIPGFDFLAEGGLPKGRATLVSGTAGSAKTVFACQFLVEGIKRGENGVFVTFEESPKAIRSNMKGFGWNIREWEEKGQWAFVDASPQPGEAPMVSGKYDLGALIARIEYAIRKHSAKRISLDSLGAIFTHLNDSAQVRSDLFRLASALRELGVTAVMTAERTEEYGEISRYGVEEFVADNVVILRNVLSDEKRRRTIEILKYRGTDHQKGEYPFTIVKGKGIVIIPLSAIELEQRSSNIRITSGNKELDRMCGGGFFRDSIILVSGATGTGKTLMVTEFMAGGVRNNERCLIFAFEESREQLFRNAIGWGVDFEQMEKEGKLKVVCRYPEATGLENHLINMKEIIEEFKPNRVAVDSLSALERVSTLKGFREFIIGLTSFIKQKEIGGLFTATTPTLLGGTSITEAHISTITDSIILLRYVEMYGEMRRGITVLKMRGSMHDKDIREFTIDNKGMHIGAPFRNVTGILSGTPVYATQSEVERLSSLFEE
- a CDS encoding amidohydrolase translates to MTQTIPKPVHFKVRPAIAQLQPELVQWRRYLHQYPELGFREVGTARFISEKLSSWGIRHQTGIATTGIVALVESTPPPETDKVLAIRADMDALPLEEENMVCYRSKHRGIMHACGHDGHTAIALGIARYLAENRDQWSGRVKIIFQPAEEGPGGAKPMIEEGVLSNPPVSAIIGLHLWNNLPVGTIGVREGALMAAVECFDCTIFGRGGHGAMPEQTIDAVVVGAQIVNALQTIVARNVSPLDSVVVTAGEFHAGSARNIIADTATIRGTVRYFNPQMEGFVRRRIEEVVAGVCHSQGAKYKLDYWQLYPPVINHPEITRLVKEVAEAVVETPLGIVPECQTMGGEDMSFFLQQVPGCYFFLGAANPKKGLNYPHHHPRFDFDETVLSVGVEIFARCVEKFFS